One Erpetoichthys calabaricus chromosome 8, fErpCal1.3, whole genome shotgun sequence DNA segment encodes these proteins:
- the zgc:66484 gene encoding spermine oxidase — translation MSAINRDPKIVVIGAGFAGLTAASHLTKHGYLNVTILEAMDRPGGRVHTIKPFGENVIDLGANWIHGQDGNPIFIMAKEHGLLAENDSCSTMCLPGAVTPKDYFFHQNGKLFDSDEVEHVCQVFDNLMSKAFNEELGPKYKETSLGDYLDEEFSASELISIEGAKMVFEWCKRVECTDEACSSLYEFSVSQLRLYTALEGGFFNSLGPGGYQAILDILLKSLPLGVLVCSTPVKFIKWNLNQGTSPPGEMYPVKVICDNDEELEADHAIVTVPLGYLQEKATKMFYPPLPDWKIRAINRLGFGTVSKIFLEFEKTFWPVDCSGIQLVWEQGHEDKDMYMSMLDGDSWKDTWYKKICGFDTVARHPNVLCGWITGKEAEYMEILDDNIVGETCTRLLRLFTNWDVSNPVRVVRSLWKENPYVRGSYTYIPVGVDAQKEQEALAEPLPSVSCNSTNKPLQVLFAGEATHVNYYTTTHGAYLSGEREAQRIINYYKKSPVSSVGK, via the exons ATGTCTGCTATAAATAGGGATCCTAAAATTGTGGTTATTGGTGCTGGGTTTGCTGGGCTGACAGCAGCAAGTCACCTGACTAAACATGGATACTTGAATGTCACAATTTTGGAGGCTATGGATAGACCTGGTGGTAGAGTGCACACAATAAAACCCTTTGGAGAAAATGTAATAGATTTAGGAGCCAACTGGATTCATGGCCAAGATGGAAACCCAATTTTTATCATGGCGAAGGAGCATGGCCTGCTGGCTGAGAACGATTCCTGTTCTACTATGTGCCTTCCTGGAGCAGTTACACCAAAAGATTATTTTTTCCACCAAAATGGGAAACTGTTTGATTCAGATGAGGTTGAGCATGTATGTCAAGTTTTTGATAACTTAATGTCCAAAGCATTTAACGAAGAATTGGGTCCCAAATATAAGGAAACGAGCCTTGGAGATTACCTTGATGAAGAATTCAGTGCATCAGAGCTTATATCTATAGAAGGTGCAAAAATGGTATTTGAATGGTGCAAACGTGTTGAATGTACAGATGAGGCCTGTTCCTCCTTATATGAATTCTCAGTAAGTCAGCTTAGGCTATATACAGCCTTAGAAGGCGGTTTCTTTAACTCTCTCGGTCCAGGTGGTTACCAAGCTATATTGGATATATTGCTGAAGAGCTTACCATTAGGCGTTCTTGTTTGCAGTACACCAGTCAAGTTCATTAAGTGGAATTTAAACCAGGGGACGTCCCCTCCTGGTGAAATGTATCCAGTAAAAGTAATTTGTGACAATGATGAAGAGCTAGAAGCAGATCATGCAATTGTGACAGTCCCTCTGGGCTACCTGCAAGAAAAAGCAACTAAGATGTTTTATCCTCCTCTTCCAGACTGGAAAATAAGAGCCATCAATAGATTAGGCTTTGGAACAGTCAGCAAAATCTTCTTAGAGTTTGAGAAGACATTTTGGCCAGTAGATTGTTCTGGAATTCAACTAGTCTGGGAACAAGGGCATGAAGATAAAGATATGTACATGTCTATGTTGGATGGGGATAGCTGGAAAGACACCTGGTACAAAAAAATCTGTGGTTTTGATACTGTGGCTCGTCACCCTAATGTGCTTTGTGGCTGGATTACAGGCAAGGAAGCAGAATACATGGAGATTCTTGATGATAATATTGTCGGAGAAACATGTACCAG GCTACTAAGATTGTTCACAAACTGGGATGTTTCCAATCCTGTTCGTGTGGTCAGATCTTTATGGAAAGAGAACCCCTATGTTCGAGGCTCCTATACTTACATACCTGTTGGCGTTGATGCACAAAAAGAACAAGAAGCATTAGCAGAACCACTGCCATCTGTCTCTTGTAATTCAACAAACAAG CCTTTGCAGGTTCTTTTTGCTGGGGAAGCAACACATGTCAATTATTACACGACTACCCATGGAGCATATCTGTCTGGAGAAAGGGAAGCTCAACGAATCATAAATTACTACAAAAAAAGTCCAGTTAGCTCAGTTGGAAAATAA